The genomic stretch TGACGGGCAGCACCATGCTGTAGCCCGACGGATTTCCGATGATGCCGACGCTGATGTCCTTTCCCGTGAGGAACTCCTCGACGAGGAGCGAGCAGTCGTACCCGAGGGTCGTCCGGAGCGAGGTGATGATGTCGGCGAGCTCCTCGATGGTGTGGGCGATGCTCTTCTGCGTGATGCCGTAGGAGGAGTCGCCGGCGTTCGGCTTGACGATCGCCGGGAACTTCATCCCGACATCGTAGGTGCGGTCGCCGGGGGTGATGAAGCAGGCGTCCGGCACCGGGATCCCCATCTCTTTTGCGATCCCGCGCACGAGCGATTTGTCGTAGCAGAACGCGAGCGACTGCGGGCCGGCTCCCGTGTACGGGATGCCGTACATCTCAAGAAGCGCCGGCACGTGGAGTTCTTTCCTCGGGTCGTTGTTGAACCCCTCGTCGCAGAGGTTGAAGACGTAGTCCACCTTCCCCTTCAGCCGCGGGAGATCCTGGATCAGCGTCTCGTGTTTGGAGTGGTAGGTGAACTGGTAGCCGGAGAGTTCCCGCAACGCCGCCTTCATCTGGTCGATGGTGTAGAAGTCGTCGTCGTCGAAGGCGCAGGAGGGTTTCAGGGCATCGGGCCTGGCCGGGTCGCCGAGGAGCACCGCGACGTGTTTTGCCTTCTCCCGGCCTTTCGTCTTCGTCGCCGACCACTCCTTCCTGACGTGCGCGGTGACGATGTGGCGGCGCTCCATCATCCCGAGGTCCTGGTTGCGCTGCGACTCGGTCGCGATCTCCTGGAAGGCAATCCCGGAGAATCCCGCCCGTTCCAGAAGCCGCCGGAGCGCCTCGGGGGTGTAGAGATGCTCGGCGTAAAACTGGTCGGCCACGACGCCCTTCTCGACGTCGGTGATCACCTCGCGGGATATCAGGCGCTGTTCGTCGAACGAGAGCGACCTCTCGCGGCAGACGAACATGGCGTCGTCGATCCACTCCCACGACCTCGGCTGGAAGTGCTCGCGTAAGTACTCGCCGTCGGCGACGTCCAGAAGCACCCGTCCCCAGGGTTTGAGGATGCGCCGGATCTCGGTGAGGATCCGCAGGTCTTCCTCGACAGAATCGAAGTAGCCGAAACTGTTCCCGAGGATGAGGACGACGTCGTAGGTGTCGGTGCGGTACGGGAGCCGCCGGGCGTCCCCCTCCCGGAACCGGATGGGGAGCCCCTCTTTCTTCGCGGTCGACCGGGCCCGCTGGATCAGGTAGTGCGACTGGTCGAGGCCTTCGGCGTTGTAGCCTCTGCGCGCGAGTTCGAGGGTGTGCCTGCCCTGGCCGCAGCAGAGGTCGAGAACCCTCTCGTGGGGCTGGAGATGCAGAACCCGGGCGATCCGGTCGATCTCCCGCTCGGTGATCCCGGGGTCGTCGACGACATCGCCGTCGGTCTTCAGGTAGAGGCGATTGAAGATACCCCTCCACCAGTCGGATTTTACGTGTTCCTCAAGGTTCGGGACCGGACCGATCGTCCTTTTGTCCCGGTGTTTTGCCTTGCGTTTGCTATCGGGAGGCTCGTCGGTGTGGACCTCGTCGATCATGCCGGCCCACTCCCCCCGGCTCCGTTTCCGGAATAGAACCATTGTTCTGCCGGGTTGCAAAAGAGAACGGTTATCCTGTACATAGTTGGATGATCTTTCGATAGGATGGTATCGATAAAAGCATTGCGTCACGATCCTCTCTTTAGCGGGAAACAGGCACATTGAAGGTGGGTTTTGGTTCCCGCATATCCCGAACACGCACCGGCCTCCCCGGGCCGGGCTCCCCGGTCCCGGATCCCCAAGAAACACCTATATATGCAGGCAGGTAGTTGTGTATGTGCAGATTATCTGCATGGTTGAGTATATGGAAGAGAGATATCCCCGCAGGGGCCCCAGATCGTTTCAGGACCGCCCCCGCGAGTTCCACAAGGCGGTCTGTTCCGACTGCGGTAAAGAGTGCGAAGTTCCTTTCAAGCCAACGGAGGGTCGGCCCGTCTACTGCCTCGACTGCCTCCCGAAGCACAGGAAACCCCGGTTCTGAGTAGCCAGTACGAATTCTGTTTCCAGAAGTGAGTGAAGTTCCGATGGAAGAGAGATACCCCCGCAGGGGCCCCCGTTCGTATGACGACCGCCCCCGTGAGTTCCACAAGGCGGTCTGTTCCGACTGCGGTAAAGAGTGCGAAGTTCCTTTCAAGCCGACTGAGGGCAGGCCGGTCTACTGCCGCGACTGCCTCCCGAAGCACAGAAAACCCCGATTCTAACCCTTTTTTTTAGCCGATCGCGCCGTCACACGATGAGCCGCCTTCGCATCAGCCTGATGGCGAGAACGAAGAAGATTACGGTAGCCGCCGCTATCCAGGCGAGATTGAGGAGGTTTACCGGCGAGAACGCCGCGAGCGTGATTGCCCGGTTGACGGCGACGACGTGCGTGAGCGGAAGAGCGGCGAGGGCGAAGTACTGGATTGGTTCCGGGAGCAGATCGAGCGGGAAGAACGTCCCCGAGAAGAGGAACATCGGGGTGATGAAGAGGAACGAGGGGTAGTTCAGCGCGTCGATGCTCGGCGTGATCGCGGTGAAGCACATCGCGATGCCTGCAAAGAGGAGGCCGGCGAGGAACGCGAAGGGTATGAGCAGCAGGGACGACGGCATGGCGACAACGTTGAAGATGAGGAGCACGGGGAGCATCAGTGCGGCGTAGATCATTCCCCGGGTGGCGCCCCAGAGCATCTCCCCCGCGATCACCTCGTCGATGCCGACCGGGGTCGCGATGATGGCATCGAACGTCTTCTGGTAGTACATCCGGACGAAGGAGGAGTAGGTGCACTCGAAGAAGGCCGAGTACATCACCGATATCGAGACGAGGGCGGGTGCGATGAAGACGGGGTAGGGGATCCCGTCGACCGCCTCGATGTAGGTTCCGAGACCGAACCCCAGCGCCAGGAGGTAGAGAACCGGCTCGACGAAGGGCGGGATGAAGTTTACCTTGTATGTCCTGAGGAAGGCGTCCCAGTTCCTCCGCCAGACGCTCCGGACTCTCGTGGTGATGTCGACGATCATCGCTCACTCCCGCAGGCTCCGGCCGGTCAGCCGCAGAAAGACGTCCTCGAGGGTTGCCGGCCGGACCGTCACCGCCGCCTCGTGCCGACAGACCTCGAGCAGTTCTCGTGCAACGTCGTTCGGGCGGTCCGTGAAGACCTGAACCACGTCGCCGGCAAGGTCGTAGTTCAGCCCGAGTTCCTCCAGGCGACCAACCACCTTCTGTGTCCGCTCGACCTCGACGATGTCGCTTCCCGCGTGCTCCCGGATGAGGTCCGCCGGGGTGCCCTCGACGAGGATCTTTCCGTGATCCATGATCACCAGCCGGTCGCAGAGGCGTTCCGCTTCGTCGAGGTAGTGGGTGGTGAGGACGAGGGTGTTTCCTTCGGCCCGGAGGCTCCGGAGTTTCTCCCAGATCAGGTGCCGCGCCTGCGGGTCGAGACCGATGGTGGGCTCGTCCAGGATGAGCAGTTCCGGTTCGTTGACGAGCGCCCGGGCGATGATCAGCCGCCGTTTCATCCCGCCCGAGAGGTTGTCGATCAGGACGTCCCGTTTCTCGTCGAGCTGCATGAATGCGAGGAGGTCTTCGGCCCGCCTCTCCGCCTCCCGCTTCGGGATGCCGAAGTAGCGGGCGTAGATCAGCAGGTTCCGGTAGGCCGAGAAGTCCGGGTCGAGGTTGTTCTCCTGCGGTACCACCCCGAGATGGCTCTTGATCCGGCGGTGGTGGGTATCCACATCCATGCCGAAGACCTCCAGGGTGCCGCCGGATTTAGGGGAGATGCACTGGATCATCTTCATGGTCGTCGTCTTTCCCGCTCCGTTCGGGCCGAGAAACCCAAAGACCTCCCCCTCTCTGACCCGGAAGGCGATGCGGTCGACCGCGACGAGGTCTCCGAACCGCTTCAAGAGGTCGTGCGCTACGATGATGTCCCCGATCGTTCCTCCTCCCGAAAGGGTCAGTGGAGTCGTGCGACTACAACATTCTTTCGCTCACCCTTCTGCCGCGCAGGG from Methanoculleus chikugoensis encodes the following:
- a CDS encoding CxxC-x17-CxxC domain-containing protein — its product is MEERYPRRGPRSYDDRPREFHKAVCSDCGKECEVPFKPTEGRPVYCRDCLPKHRKPRF
- a CDS encoding ABC transporter ATP-binding protein; protein product: MKRFGDLVAVDRIAFRVREGEVFGFLGPNGAGKTTTMKMIQCISPKSGGTLEVFGMDVDTHHRRIKSHLGVVPQENNLDPDFSAYRNLLIYARYFGIPKREAERRAEDLLAFMQLDEKRDVLIDNLSGGMKRRLIIARALVNEPELLILDEPTIGLDPQARHLIWEKLRSLRAEGNTLVLTTHYLDEAERLCDRLVIMDHGKILVEGTPADLIREHAGSDIVEVERTQKVVGRLEELGLNYDLAGDVVQVFTDRPNDVARELLEVCRHEAAVTVRPATLEDVFLRLTGRSLRE
- a CDS encoding methyltransferase domain-containing protein: MIDEVHTDEPPDSKRKAKHRDKRTIGPVPNLEEHVKSDWWRGIFNRLYLKTDGDVVDDPGITEREIDRIARVLHLQPHERVLDLCCGQGRHTLELARRGYNAEGLDQSHYLIQRARSTAKKEGLPIRFREGDARRLPYRTDTYDVVLILGNSFGYFDSVEEDLRILTEIRRILKPWGRVLLDVADGEYLREHFQPRSWEWIDDAMFVCRERSLSFDEQRLISREVITDVEKGVVADQFYAEHLYTPEALRRLLERAGFSGIAFQEIATESQRNQDLGMMERRHIVTAHVRKEWSATKTKGREKAKHVAVLLGDPARPDALKPSCAFDDDDFYTIDQMKAALRELSGYQFTYHSKHETLIQDLPRLKGKVDYVFNLCDEGFNNDPRKELHVPALLEMYGIPYTGAGPQSLAFCYDKSLVRGIAKEMGIPVPDACFITPGDRTYDVGMKFPAIVKPNAGDSSYGITQKSIAHTIEELADIITSLRTTLGYDCSLLVEEFLTGKDISVGIIGNPSGYSMVLPVIEEDYSALPPDLPRICGYEAKWLPDSPYWKVTSKPADLPEGTEKMIVRCCLALFERLECRDYCRFDWRLDEHGNPKLLEVNPNPGWCWDGHLARMAKYAGLNYSEMLGRILKAAEERFGMEPERDARETGEERLPFDLSQETA
- a CDS encoding CxxC-x17-CxxC domain-containing protein, whose protein sequence is MEERYPRRGPRSFQDRPREFHKAVCSDCGKECEVPFKPTEGRPVYCLDCLPKHRKPRF
- a CDS encoding ABC transporter permease — protein: MIVDITTRVRSVWRRNWDAFLRTYKVNFIPPFVEPVLYLLALGFGLGTYIEAVDGIPYPVFIAPALVSISVMYSAFFECTYSSFVRMYYQKTFDAIIATPVGIDEVIAGEMLWGATRGMIYAALMLPVLLIFNVVAMPSSLLLIPFAFLAGLLFAGIAMCFTAITPSIDALNYPSFLFITPMFLFSGTFFPLDLLPEPIQYFALAALPLTHVVAVNRAITLAAFSPVNLLNLAWIAAATVIFFVLAIRLMRRRLIV